Part of the Oncorhynchus mykiss isolate Arlee chromosome 12, USDA_OmykA_1.1, whole genome shotgun sequence genome, tgtggatatggatactttcataccggttttctccagcatcgtcacaaggtcctttgctgttgttctgggattgaattgcacttttcgcaccaaagtacgttcatctctaggatatAGTGCGTCTTCTTCCTCACcgttatgatggctgcgtggtcccatgttgtttatacttgcgtactattgtttgtacagatgaacatggtgccttcagtcatttggaaattgctctcaaggattaGCCAGactgtggaggtcttggctgatttcttttgattttcctatgtcaagcaaagaggcactgagtttgaaggtaggccttgaaatacatccacccctccaattgactcaaatgatgtcaattagcctatcagaagcttctaaagccatgacataattttctggaattttccaagctgtttaaaggcagtccacttagtgtatgtaaacttgacccactggaattgtgacgaaatgaattatacgtgaaattatctgtctgtaaacaattgttggaaaatgtacttctgtcatgcacaaagtagatgtcataaccaACTTgcgaaaactatagtttgttaacaagaaatgtgtggagtggttgaaaaactagttttaacgactccaacctaagtgtatgtaaacttccgacttcaactgtatatgcatatccttgcttcagggcctgaacaACAGGCAGTTCGtttttgggtatgtcattttaggcaaaaattgaacaAAAGGTGCAGATCCTTAAGCGGTTtcaattccgctccagccattaccacaagcctgtcctccccaattagggtgccaccaatctcctgtggtTTGGAGTTACTTTTCTGTAATATCTCTGGCTTGGCGCTTGTCCCACAATGTTTTCCGGTCGTCACATTTACCACAACCACAAAGTCAGAAACCCTGCCTATTTCTAAAATAAAGATTCTTAAACTTaacccctttatttaactaggcaagtcagttaagaacaaattcttatttacaataacggcctaccccggctaaacctccactaacctggacgacgctgggccaattctgtGCCGCCCTAcaggactcccgatcacagctggttgtgatacagcccgggatcgaactagggtctgtagtgacacctctagcactgcggtGCAGTGCCTTAGGCTCCCAGGTGGCACAGAGGCCTAACAACACTTTGTGGCTAACTCAAACCTtgaattaagaccaaaaagcacatttttattttcataaatTTTTTAGGATAGACAATTTGACCTTGTGGCTgtgccatctagtggaaatcaTGTTGTTTTCATAGTCTTGTTCATTCTACAGGCTAGCTACTACACCCATCTGTATTCTGAATTCTAAACTGTGCTCCTTTCTGGAAAAGGGTATGTAGTTTTATTGTGTTTTGTGGTTGCAAATATTAAAGTTCACTACAAAATGTACTTTCTGCAGCCCTATTTGACAAATTCTAAACTTTTAACATTTGTAACAGTCATGTCGGGAAATAAATGCATTTTAGACAACTAATCACAGTAATTAATCACAACAAAATTAGAAGACAAATATGTCAAGCATCGAGAGGCCTCTTTCCCCATCCAAAGGTATTGAAAAGTCTCTCTTCTTGTCCATGATATGTATTGATGCTTATAGCTACAAATAATCTCTCTACCACCTCAGCAAAAACTTTACAAACAGCCTCCCCACCCCTCCAGGACAGAAAGGCTATAGAAGCACCCAGTAACACACTGACCAGAGCTGAGTACATCTGCAGAGAGAACCCCAGGCACATGGATCCAACCACAGCTACAGTCAAGCCCACTAACCTTCCTATTAGATGTCTGGGTGAGAGTTGCCCCAATTTATCCCACACCAAGAAAActgacacaccaccaccaccaccaagccACCTTTGCCCTGCACACCACCCCAACCCCAGCACAACTAGGGCCCCCAAGTTGTGGAGGTCCCTCCGTGTCCCTAGGATGGATACAACCAAGGCTCCTGTGGCCATGCACCCAGGAGCCAAACACAGCACCATCCTAGCAGCCCCCACAGCCACTGACACAGTAATGAACTGTGCCATCCTGATCTCGCCGCTCTTTGCCACATTCTTCACCGCCCTGACCGTCATGATGCTCATCAAACCAGCGATGACCACCCCACTCACTGCAGCCACCCTGGCCCCCACCCCGGTCCCGCTCACCCCGTTACCCACAACCTTCCACCACACCCCAGGCTCTAGGAGCTCCTCCACCCTGCCCACCCCATCTGCAGCACCCACCCCCAGTCCGATCAGAAGACCCAAGAAGGGGGCGCGGAGGACCGATGCAACCAGGCCATTAGACCCAGACAGGACCTCTGCTATCCAGACCACTGAGAACGCTGCTAGTCCTCTCAGAAGCCCGATGGCACCCCCTCTGGCTGTGGTTCTCAACACCAGCTCCACACAGAGGTGGTAGTCCAGCGGTCTTGCTGGTGGCAGTGACTCCGCTTCCCCTGGACtctcctcctctatgtcttccaGTCCCAGTACTGTCCAtgctccaagagagagaaagagagctcccAGACTCACCACTATCAGTGTGGCCCTTACAAACGCCCACTGACGTCCCATGATGCTCCAGCATCTACCCCCTCCTCCTACGTCCTTCTCGTATTTTCTTCTCCCCTTGATGGAGAacgatctgtctctctctgttccctctcccaTCGTTTTGTTTTTGATGAACAATTGTTGTTTTTTACTGAATCACCTAAACTGTGCAGTCAATCACCCTCTCATTGTTTCTGTCTCCATTGGATGAGTTGAGGCAACCTGTTTTTCTTAGCGAAAGGTGAAACCAGAATTTGGTTATCTGATATCCCCACCCCCTCAGAGTGGATCAGTTCCTTCAGTCTGTCTCATGTTGACCACTGAAGGTGCCTCTTCTAAGGAGATCCCTCTCCATCACTGAGGTACTGGTTGCATCTATAGGTTAGAGAACCACGATGGAAATAAGTCGAGACTTTTGTGTCATCCTCAATGATTCGATTTACGCACCTTGACTATACAGTAtgtttctgttgttttttttacaagcCGGCAACACTATGAAAACACCAATTTAGAAAACATTGCTATCATTTAAAATAATCTTTGTCAAACAATTCACTTACTGTAGCTACAGGTGCTGTTCTCTATGGTTGTTAGCCTGTCTCAGAGTGTCTGCATCTGCCTCGGTCTGAATCGGCCTCATACATGCTGCCTGACAATCAAACCGTtgagaaggctgtgtgtgtgtgtgtgtgtgtgtgtgtgtgtgtgtgtgtgtttcaggagttACTGGTTGGACCAGATGCCAGACTAGTGAGAACAAGTCTCACCTACTATTTCACAATCCTTATCCATCTGTGTAGGCCTAAATTGTGGTTTCCACTCACCACACCGGTTTTTCCAAACATAACTGCTGCAAACAAATGCTGCTATTGTGAATTACTTTGATTATCATGATCAATCATTAATTAACCATTTAATCAATCAAAATTGTTATTCCATTGTAAATTCTACAACACAATCAATTAACATTATCTGAGTCTAgcgtccgaaatggcaccctattccttacattaTGCAAATTCGAATATGAACCTCGAACccagttcccctctaatcagggaccaatttagacctgggacacaagGTGGGTTTTCACTGGGTTTTAAGCTCATAGagagtgcacaatatagggaaaaAGAGTACCCTTCGGTCGCATGCTGAGTCAGCCTCCCCGTCTCTCAGCCAGGCTCTGCAGTAGGGCGATTACAGTGTCACTTCAGCTAGTCTCTGCAGCAGCGTTTCCACTAGATTATATAGCCATAAACtcaaaattcatgaaaacaaacatgAGCTTTTTGTACTTATTTTAagattaggcataaggttagtagtgtggttaatgttaggtttaaaaatctaaatttaaGAAGATGAATAGTAAAAATAGGCggggtttagccataattatgGCTTTGTGGCTATAGAAGTTAGTGACAACCCGGGGCGATGACTgtcacttcctgtctctctcagcCAGTCTCTGCAGCAGGGCAATGACTGTGTCCTGTTTGGAGGAAAGCAGCTCCAGAGCCGTGGCCATCCTACCCAGGGACTCTGCCATGCGCGCCTCCCTCCTCTCGCGCCTCCTCCCCCGGGCCTCCATCCTGCTGCGACGCCCCTGCTCCTCCTTGGCCTGCCCCTCCTGCCTCCTCAGGAACTCCTGCAGCAAGGAGGTGCCTTCTTCTGCTCGCTTCTGCTGCTGGGCCAGAAGGGAGGTAATGGAGGATCCCTTGGAGGAGAAGCGACAGCGCTTCTTTCTGCGGAGGTCTATGCGGCTGAGGTTGGAGGGGATGTGACGGGAGGCAGGGGGCTGTGCGACCGGAGCAGGGGAGGGGTTTGgctgtggagggtctgtgttattgGCTATCCTGGGGGAGGGCGTGTCCATGGGggtgggaagagggagggaggagcggacggggggagggagggatctgacaaaggtgtagagagggagggtggagggaactGGCGTgtggagtgggagggaggaggggacaagGGTGAGTGTCCGAGTGCATGCAGTGATGAGGTTGCCATGGGGAAGGAGGGGCTTCTGCTCTGTTTTGGCAGTTTCCGTGGCGACGTTCACCTTAGGGATGCTGGTTACTAGGGTAGGGCTGCTAGTGGTCTCGGCGCCGATGGTGTCACCAAGCATGGCATCCATCATCTtatgagcgagtgagagagacagaaagagacagaatgtTGAGATAAGAGGGTCTTGTTAGCACCCTTGGACAGCTTTGTTTCTTACTTTCATAATACACCCCCAATGTCACTAGAATTAATGAGCATTCACTACAAGACCACTAGAACAACACTTTCAACAAAATGAAGAGACGGTTGCCTGACAACGTCACGAAAATGATGCGTGAGCTACGCATGAGTAGAAGGATGTGTGTTGCTGTGATCCTGAACGGCCCGTTAGCTcgaaacaatgacaagaaactgccatgtggggCATTGTAGGTGGCTTGTATTTTGCTTGTGATACCCATGTCATGTTTTAAGGTGTTTTGACTTATACCACGTCTATGATAATATGGCTCAAATGCGCTAGTTAGCTAACAACTGGcacgatgtatttgagagacaaaaAGTGCTTAttgtgttttcaataaacatttggagacGAAATATAGTTTCAATAATCCTATGATTCTAAGCCAACCCCTGTCTGTTTTGCCCAGAAGATGCACACGCATCGGTTTTCTTGCTAAACAACACACGTCGATCATAATAAAACAAACAAGTACCTCAAAGTACTCCCAGGAGGTTCTGGCCTGGCCGGTCTCCCTGCCTCTGTATTTGACCCTCTTGTAGGTGACGATCAAGTTGTTCCACTTGCGGCGGATCTTCTCAACGGGAAGACAATGACCTTGCTCCTCCAACTCCTTCTGCACGCTCTGGAAGAGCTGCGAACGCTCCCGGGTCCCGTACAGGCTCCAGCGGCGCCCCACTGCTTCGATCAAGTACACGATGGCCTGGTAGGAGAACTCTGGGGAAACCTGGGGAGGAGGCCGAGGAGTCGGGAGGGTCATGACTGCGgctgaggagaggaaggaggttgGAGAAGAGGGATGTTTAATAAGTATATAAGTACTGTTAAGTCGCTCGATCAGCTAGCCAGCATGCGAGATATGGTTCTGGGTGCTGCAGATAAATGGTACATCTACAGTAGGTGCTTAGACCAAGAAATATAGGAAGAGTTATATTTATTTGATGTGCCCTCTTTATTTTACTCCCCTCTATCTCCTTCACTCTTTAACGGGAAGAAATAGGACTCACCTGGAGCTATCTTTAAGATGGTTTTGCCATCTGCAGAAGTAGAGGAAAAGAAACGGTCAGCACTCACAGGATCTAGTGGACAGAAAGAAAGGCAGGTGTCACATGCAAAACCGTCAAAATACAGTTTAGTATTTTTGCGATAGTTCATAATATCAATAATATTCTGATCATTCATTATAGATTATACAAATATTTCTAAAGTGTGCAGAGCCTTTTTCCTGTTTCTCCAGGTTTGCCTTTTACGTCCAATACCTTCACTATTCAGCTCTGGGTGTGCGGTAGATTCGGCCTATTATCTAATAGTGTTTTTAAAGTAAAAGTTAAAGTTCCTGTGAGACAAGACTGAAAAATATGCTCTCGCTGTCTTACTTGTACGGTACCAACAACTTACACAGTACGATGGGTTTGCTGTTCGTTTTAGTTGCTAGCCGCCCATGCTGTGTTGAATACCCTGCATGGTCTTCTATTGGACCGCCTTCTCCCGGAGAAATATCATGACGAGCTGCAGACTCCGTCGCTCTTTTGCCCGAAAGCAGCGAAGATGATTCGTCTTCATCGTCAAAGGACTCGGAGTCTTCACTTTTAACAGTGATATTCAACGACATTACCGCGTCTACCATGCGCACTGTCTTGGTTATGGAATCGCTCGACCACGTCTAAATAGGCTGCCTATGTGGCTGTTTCTCTCAATGCTTATGAGAAGGAAAAAGTTTTAGTCTTTCATTTCGATAAAGAAATTCGCCTACAAACCCCAACATCAGCCACTATTGCAGTATTTGCATTCTCGGACCTGTGACTTTACAACAAGCTGAAGGGAAATGGCTGCGTACTTTACCAAGCATGTCTGCGCAACGCTGCTTCGCAGCTCTGGGCATGGATTCGCTGCTGGCAATTGTGGTGACGTGTACTTGCGTGCGCAGGCCCTGCACGAGTGCAGAGACGCAACGCAGACGCTGCCCAGACTGCCCTGAAGAGGGCGCTGCTGCTCTGTCTGACATTCTCCTCAACAGAACCGCACGTACAAAGCGGATACAAAGAATTATGAAGGTGACATCAAAGAtggaacaatgagacagatgATTCACTGGATGtttaaatgtgaagcatccgcttgaCGTTTCCACTCGCTTCCAAATATGGTACTGAGAGGAAGACTACTGGCGGatagtgggagaagatggaacgagatggattttggccgacattctgcaaatgttctcaccgatgaaacatttgatctcaaagttgtctgttcccaaaactagaatatgttatgaacagagtggactaaagTGTGTAGACTTTAGCCTTTGCAAACGTTTTTAAAAATGCCGTTGTTTAGGAGCGCAAAGGCGAATcgagttattgcacacgcgcacttcacgtagtaggcgttccctaacggaaatatgcaataTGCGCCAATAGGATTTCGCTATCTCGTGCATggctctgcctgcctgccccctgAAGTTGGATGCTGAATGGAGTACTCTTGAACTCTCTCTCAAATAGATCCTTCAATCTTTCGCCCATTCCATGGAACTCTGCATTATCCCTCAGAAAAAAAAGACAGACACATTTGTATAGAAAACATAGTAAACAAGCTAGAAATGCAATAAACAACTTGTTTGGCCTAA contains:
- the LOC118937707 gene encoding uncharacterized protein LOC118937707, with the protein product MGEGTERDRSFSIKGRRKYEKDVGGGGRCWSIMGRQWAFVRATLIVVSLGALFLSLGAWTVLGLEDIEEESPGEAESLPPARPLDYHLCVELVLRTTARGGAIGLLRGLAAFSVVWIAEVLSGSNGLVASVLRAPFLGLLIGLGVGAADGVGRVEELLEPGVWWKVVGNGVSGTGVGARVAAVSGVVIAGLMSIMTVRAVKNVAKSGEIRMAQFITVSVAVGAARMVLCLAPGCMATGALVVSILGTRRDLHNLGALVVLGLGWCAGQRWLGGGGGVSVFLVWDKLGQLSPRHLIGRLVGLTVAVVGSMCLGFSLQMYSALVSVLLGASIAFLSWRGGEAVCKVFAEVVERLFVAISINTYHGQEERLFNTFGWGKRPLDA
- the LOC110538002 gene encoding uncharacterized protein LOC110538002 isoform X1 — encoded protein: MVDAVMSLNITVKSEDSESFDDEDESSSLLSGKRATESAARHDISPGEGGPIEDHAGYSTQHGRLATKTNSKPIVLYPVSADRFFSSTSADGKTILKIAPAAVMTLPTPRPPPQVSPEFSYQAIVYLIEAVGRRWSLYGTRERSQLFQSVQKELEEQGHCLPVEKIRRKWNNLIVTYKRVKYRGRETGQARTSWEYFEMMDAMLGDTIGAETTSSPTLVTSIPKVNVATETAKTEQKPLLPHGNLITACTRTLTLVPSSLPLHTPVPSTLPLYTFVRSLPPPVRSSLPLPTPMDTPSPRIANNTDPPQPNPSPAPVAQPPASRHIPSNLSRIDLRRKKRCRFSSKGSSITSLLAQQQKRAEEGTSLLQEFLRRQEGQAKEEQGRRSRMEARGRRRERREARMAESLGRMATALELLSSKQDTVIALLQRLAERDRK
- the LOC110538002 gene encoding uncharacterized protein LOC110538002 isoform X2: MVDAVMSLNITVKSEDSESFDDEDESSSLLSGKRATESAARHDISPGEGGPIEDHAGYSTQHGRLATKTNSKPIVLYGKTILKIAPAAVMTLPTPRPPPQVSPEFSYQAIVYLIEAVGRRWSLYGTRERSQLFQSVQKELEEQGHCLPVEKIRRKWNNLIVTYKRVKYRGRETGQARTSWEYFEMMDAMLGDTIGAETTSSPTLVTSIPKVNVATETAKTEQKPLLPHGNLITACTRTLTLVPSSLPLHTPVPSTLPLYTFVRSLPPPVRSSLPLPTPMDTPSPRIANNTDPPQPNPSPAPVAQPPASRHIPSNLSRIDLRRKKRCRFSSKGSSITSLLAQQQKRAEEGTSLLQEFLRRQEGQAKEEQGRRSRMEARGRRRERREARMAESLGRMATALELLSSKQDTVIALLQRLAERDRK